From a single Loigolactobacillus coryniformis subsp. coryniformis KCTC 3167 = DSM 20001 genomic region:
- a CDS encoding 3-keto-L-gulonate-6-phosphate decarboxylase UlaD yields the protein MNVPNLQIALDQNTLEDALGIVKQAGPAVDVVEAGTILQLQVGNVAIKCLRKMFPDKIVVSDTKCADAGGTVARNSREAGADWMTVICAATIPTMKSAKKELSDLQVELYGDWTWEQAKAWRKAGIDQAVYHQSRDALLAGEVWGPKDLKVVKQLIDLGFKVSVTGGLNVDTIKLFKGVPVFTFIAGRAITGADDPYIAAKKLKDEIKKYWN from the coding sequence ATGAATGTACCAAATTTACAAATTGCTTTAGATCAAAATACTTTAGAAGATGCACTGGGAATTGTGAAGCAGGCAGGGCCGGCTGTAGATGTTGTTGAGGCGGGTACCATTTTACAATTACAAGTAGGTAATGTTGCAATTAAGTGTTTGCGTAAAATGTTTCCTGATAAAATTGTTGTATCAGATACTAAATGTGCAGATGCGGGTGGGACAGTTGCTAGAAATAGTCGTGAGGCTGGCGCAGATTGGATGACAGTGATTTGTGCTGCAACGATTCCAACCATGAAATCCGCTAAAAAAGAATTGTCTGATTTACAAGTTGAACTTTATGGTGATTGGACTTGGGAACAGGCGAAAGCGTGGCGTAAGGCTGGTATTGATCAGGCCGTATATCATCAAAGCCGTGATGCTTTACTTGCTGGCGAAGTATGGGGGCCTAAAGATCTTAAAGTTGTTAAACAGCTAATTGATCTAGGTTTTAAGGTTTCCGTTACTGGCGGCTTAAACGTGGACACAATCAAGTTATTTAAAGGTGTTCCTGTATTTACTTTTATTGCTGGACGTGCAATTACTGGGGCCGATGATCCTTATATTGCGGCAAAAAAGTTGAAAGACGAGATCAAGAAGTATTGGAATTAA
- a CDS encoding tyrosine-protein phosphatase: MFEKENQSLQIRNGYNFRELGGYFTMDGKKVKKHKLIRAGALDKLAEDELNFLQEYGVRYILDFRTNSEISTKPDIIPNDAITYRIPVFDEMPESNDTNIVKDAYEDSVSKVIMYFKNKPDNVGYSRMLSVYKKLVISSSAQRAYQQFFKLLLANDLDNQALLFHCSAGKDRTGFATYLILSALGVSHKTIINDYLLTNQFILKRVNSRINKFYEAQANENVIKNVRDRLTVHVAYLQSAINYINSQWGGINYYLREYLKVSDKNIASLRKIYLS, encoded by the coding sequence ATGTTTGAAAAGGAAAATCAAAGTTTACAAATTCGTAACGGCTATAATTTTAGGGAATTAGGCGGTTATTTTACTATGGATGGTAAGAAAGTAAAAAAACACAAGTTAATCCGTGCAGGGGCACTAGATAAATTAGCTGAAGACGAACTCAACTTTCTACAGGAATACGGTGTACGATATATTCTTGATTTCCGGACTAACAGTGAAATAAGTACTAAGCCAGATATAATTCCTAATGATGCGATAACTTATAGAATTCCGGTTTTTGATGAAATGCCGGAATCAAACGATACTAATATTGTTAAGGATGCTTATGAGGATTCAGTAAGTAAAGTCATTATGTATTTTAAAAACAAGCCAGATAATGTTGGATACAGTCGAATGCTAAGTGTTTATAAAAAATTAGTGATATCTTCTTCTGCTCAACGAGCTTATCAGCAGTTTTTTAAATTATTATTGGCGAATGATCTAGACAACCAAGCATTACTTTTCCACTGTAGTGCTGGAAAAGATAGAACAGGTTTTGCTACTTATTTAATATTATCAGCCTTGGGTGTATCTCATAAAACAATTATTAATGATTATTTATTGACTAATCAATTCATTTTAAAACGAGTGAACAGCCGAATTAATAAATTTTATGAAGCTCAGGCAAATGAAAATGTTATTAAGAATGTTCGAGATCGACTTACCGTGCATGTAGCTTATTTACAAAGCGCTATCAATTATATCAATTCTCAATGGGGAGGAATTAATTATTATCTGCGCGAGTACTTGAAAGTGTCTGATAAGAATATTGCAAGTTTGCGAAAGATATACCTTAGCTAA
- a CDS encoding glycerate kinase, translated as MNRVLIASDSFKGSATSIEIAKYITAGILCADSTAKVDAISIADGGEGTVCSMVAATGGRLLKTEVTGPLGTPVQATWGLLDAKTAVIEVAESSGITLIQDQLDACKTTTYGVGQLIKAALDQQVATIYVGLGGSATNDGGVGMAQALGAHFYDQKGNELAQGADSLCDLTTIDLTTIDPRLKTTQIIGLSDVNNPLTGENGASAIYGPQKGATVEQVKTLDNNLRCLAQLVERTLHTDYAIKPGAGAAGGTGFGLMAFCQAEIKPGINEIINILQLGQRMENVDLVITGEGQIDGQSLHGKLPVGVARLAKQHHLPVIAIVGSVGPDLKEIYRAGFDLVLSSTNRPMTFQQAKEDIATLVANAGFTAFKAFGSFRQES; from the coding sequence ATGAATAGAGTACTTATAGCGTCTGATTCCTTTAAGGGAAGTGCTACCTCGATAGAAATTGCTAAATATATTACAGCAGGAATTTTATGTGCTGATTCAACCGCAAAAGTTGATGCAATTTCGATTGCTGATGGCGGTGAAGGTACTGTTTGCAGTATGGTAGCTGCCACTGGTGGACGATTGTTGAAAACAGAGGTGACTGGACCCTTAGGAACACCAGTACAGGCAACATGGGGATTATTAGACGCAAAAACTGCAGTGATCGAGGTAGCCGAGTCATCCGGAATTACGTTGATTCAAGATCAACTTGATGCGTGTAAAACGACCACTTATGGCGTTGGACAACTGATCAAGGCGGCACTAGATCAACAAGTAGCCACAATTTATGTTGGTCTCGGTGGTAGTGCAACAAATGATGGTGGCGTTGGTATGGCGCAGGCATTGGGTGCACATTTTTATGATCAAAAAGGCAATGAGCTAGCACAAGGTGCTGATTCATTGTGTGATTTAACAACGATTGATTTGACAACCATTGATCCACGATTAAAGACAACTCAAATTATTGGCTTATCTGATGTGAATAATCCACTGACTGGTGAAAACGGCGCGAGTGCAATCTATGGGCCGCAAAAAGGGGCAACGGTGGAACAGGTTAAGACATTGGATAATAATTTGCGGTGTTTGGCACAGTTAGTTGAACGCACATTGCACACAGATTATGCAATTAAACCTGGGGCTGGCGCAGCTGGCGGTACTGGTTTTGGTCTGATGGCTTTTTGTCAGGCGGAAATCAAGCCGGGCATTAATGAGATTATCAATATCCTGCAATTAGGCCAACGTATGGAAAATGTAGATCTAGTGATAACCGGTGAAGGCCAAATTGATGGGCAATCATTGCACGGTAAGTTACCGGTTGGTGTGGCACGCTTAGCTAAACAACATCATTTACCGGTGATTGCAATTGTCGGCAGTGTTGGTCCTGATCTCAAAGAGATTTATCGAGCTGGTTTTGATTTAGTCTTATCGTCAACTAATCGTCCAATGACGTTTCAACAGGCAAAAGAAGATATTGCAACATTGGTGGCAAATGCTGGCTTTACCGCTTTTAAGGCATTTGGATCTTTTAGACAAGAAAGTTAG
- the garR gene encoding 2-hydroxy-3-oxopropionate reductase — translation MTKIGFVGLGIMGKPMAKNLVKAGEDVTVYDFKQASIDELVNVGAKAAKSGKEAAQNADVIFTMVPNSPNVEAALFDEGGIAEGLVAGNTVIDMSSINPLASQGFAKRLAKLNVDFLDAPVSGGEPKAIDGSIAIMVGGKKASFDKFKDLLGIMGGTVTYVGDVGAGNTTKLANQVIVALNIAAVSEGFSLAEKAGLDPELVFSAIRTGLAGSTVMDAKVPKIVNRDFAPGFRVDLHIKDLQNALDTSHSLNVSLPLTSEVMEILQVVKNDGNGSDDHSAIAKYYEKINDITIQKK, via the coding sequence ATGACAAAAATTGGATTTGTTGGTTTAGGAATCATGGGTAAACCAATGGCAAAAAACTTAGTTAAAGCTGGCGAAGATGTAACCGTTTATGACTTCAAGCAAGCCTCGATCGATGAATTAGTTAATGTCGGTGCTAAAGCGGCCAAAAGTGGTAAAGAAGCTGCACAAAATGCCGATGTTATCTTTACAATGGTACCAAATTCACCAAATGTTGAAGCCGCATTATTTGATGAGGGCGGCATTGCTGAAGGTTTAGTGGCTGGTAACACAGTCATTGATATGAGTTCGATCAATCCTTTGGCTAGCCAAGGGTTTGCAAAACGGTTAGCTAAATTAAATGTCGATTTTCTAGATGCACCTGTTTCCGGTGGTGAACCTAAGGCGATTGATGGTTCAATTGCAATCATGGTCGGTGGTAAGAAAGCTTCGTTCGACAAATTCAAAGACCTTCTCGGTATTATGGGTGGCACAGTCACTTATGTTGGGGATGTCGGTGCAGGTAATACAACTAAATTAGCCAATCAAGTCATTGTTGCTTTGAATATTGCGGCAGTTAGTGAAGGTTTCTCTCTAGCTGAAAAAGCTGGCTTAGATCCTGAATTAGTTTTCAGTGCCATTCGTACTGGGTTAGCTGGAAGCACGGTTATGGATGCTAAAGTACCGAAGATCGTTAATCGTGATTTTGCACCTGGTTTCCGAGTTGATTTGCATATTAAAGATCTGCAAAATGCTTTAGATACATCACATTCCTTAAACGTTTCCTTACCATTAACTTCTGAAGTTATGGAAATCTTACAAGTGGTTAAAAATGATGGTAATGGCTCAGACGATCATTCTGCAATTGCTAAATATTACGAAAAGATCAACGATATCACCATTCAAAAGAAATAG
- a CDS encoding CdaR family transcriptional regulator, giving the protein MKLESELAQSIVNKMMSKIPYNINMMDENGYIIASGSSERLNTLHVGALDAIRQKKTLIMERSHGENGQPGVNMPVHFNKNIIGVIGITGEPKEVVPLASLLSTATELLLNQSYANQQKLISETYFNRFLYQWVQVKNALEKNQSLLIDAQKLKIDIFRNRYAIVIKGRHLSNFPVDTSDFKLLIASNNLIILTEYVGNIEKYKHSCQKHKLDIGVGQNTTRIGISVAEAQKVIELRHILHNSEFKYYKQVRLIDKLLSSNLPLDPLIKRFASINQTTAGQELLQTLNAFIENNGNISETSAFLHIHRNTLNYRLKKIKDDLQLDPHNYHDLFHLYIGSLYFAKFVYEQGK; this is encoded by the coding sequence ATGAAATTAGAATCAGAACTTGCTCAGTCAATTGTCAATAAAATGATGAGCAAAATACCCTATAATATTAATATGATGGACGAAAATGGTTACATTATTGCTAGCGGTAGTTCCGAACGCTTAAATACATTACATGTTGGTGCACTTGACGCAATTCGGCAAAAAAAAACATTGATCATGGAGCGCTCTCACGGGGAAAATGGTCAACCAGGTGTCAATATGCCTGTGCATTTTAACAAAAACATTATTGGCGTTATCGGTATCACTGGTGAACCAAAAGAAGTAGTTCCCCTAGCTTCACTACTCAGTACAGCCACTGAATTATTACTTAATCAAAGCTACGCTAATCAACAAAAATTAATTAGTGAGACTTATTTTAATCGTTTTTTATATCAATGGGTGCAAGTTAAAAATGCCTTAGAAAAAAATCAATCATTATTGATTGACGCACAAAAACTAAAAATTGATATTTTTCGTAATCGCTATGCAATCGTAATCAAAGGTCGCCATCTATCTAATTTTCCTGTTGATACTTCTGATTTTAAGCTTCTGATTGCTTCCAATAATTTGATCATTCTGACTGAATACGTTGGTAATATTGAAAAATACAAGCATAGTTGTCAAAAACATAAATTAGACATTGGCGTTGGTCAAAACACGACCAGAATTGGCATATCGGTTGCCGAAGCACAAAAAGTTATTGAACTTAGGCATATCCTACACAACAGCGAATTCAAGTATTATAAACAGGTTCGTTTGATTGATAAATTATTATCCAGTAATCTGCCACTTGATCCATTGATTAAACGCTTTGCCAGCATTAATCAAACCACAGCTGGCCAAGAGTTATTACAAACATTAAATGCATTTATCGAAAACAATGGCAATATATCAGAAACTTCAGCTTTTTTACACATTCACCGTAATACGCTGAATTATCGGCTTAAAAAGATCAAAGATGACTTACAACTAGATCCGCATAATTATCACGATTTATTTCATCTGTATATTGGATCACTCTATTTTGCCAAGTTTGTATATGAACAAGGGAAATGA
- a CDS encoding Na+/H+ antiporter NhaC family protein, whose amino-acid sequence MDYKAIVGFIMMILITVLLMKKKVSTIFSFTVIPLVAAIIIGSSVKQIGTYLTKGLAMTTSVALIMLFSLPYFMLMADTGLFSGIVKRIVSRVRMNPVVLAILTVIVAMITGLDVSITSVYLITVPLLLPFYKKMKMQPVILVFLTSLGIINTFDVPWSARMLRSASLIPKIDNGTNYLFAKLFPPQIVLTVVIFGIAVFLGLKETRRLKKLGIDAAAAAKAGGDDDDVFEEDAELVQPKKFWINVALTLVVIVCLCAFPDVPSYYTFALGLVIALEINFHDQKLQVKLLKKYASSLFPVMPAILLSGVVVGVMEFSGMMQSMVKFLVGIIPAGMGPWIYIIIGLVGTPLMFVFTNDTWYYVLMPIVIGLMRAYGVPADVVIVTLFMNMGAMLTPIAQPQLYIGTDLTNGEVDLPQYMKFAFIPIWLLNIVWIGIGLLMGTFR is encoded by the coding sequence ATGGATTATAAAGCAATCGTTGGCTTTATAATGATGATTTTAATAACGGTCTTATTAATGAAGAAAAAAGTTAGCACAATTTTTTCTTTTACGGTAATTCCTCTAGTAGCAGCTATTATTATTGGATCATCGGTTAAACAAATTGGTACCTACCTGACTAAGGGGCTAGCAATGACTACGTCAGTCGCCTTGATCATGTTATTCTCGTTGCCTTATTTCATGTTGATGGCGGACACTGGATTATTTAGTGGAATCGTCAAGCGTATTGTGAGTCGCGTTCGTATGAATCCTGTTGTGCTTGCGATTTTAACGGTTATTGTTGCAATGATCACTGGGCTTGATGTTAGTATTACTTCTGTTTATTTGATTACAGTACCGTTACTTTTGCCGTTTTACAAGAAAATGAAAATGCAACCTGTTATTTTAGTTTTCTTAACTTCGTTAGGTATCATTAACACCTTCGATGTTCCGTGGAGTGCCAGAATGTTACGGAGTGCTTCTTTAATTCCTAAGATTGATAACGGCACTAATTATTTATTTGCTAAATTGTTCCCACCACAAATTGTTTTGACCGTCGTAATTTTTGGTATTGCCGTTTTTCTTGGTCTCAAGGAAACAAGACGTTTAAAGAAATTAGGCATTGATGCTGCTGCGGCTGCTAAGGCTGGCGGGGATGACGATGATGTTTTTGAAGAAGATGCTGAATTAGTTCAACCAAAAAAATTCTGGATCAATGTTGCTTTAACTTTGGTTGTGATTGTTTGTCTCTGTGCTTTTCCTGATGTACCTTCTTATTACACATTTGCTTTAGGGTTAGTCATTGCCTTAGAAATTAATTTTCACGATCAGAAGCTACAAGTAAAATTACTTAAAAAATATGCCAGTTCATTGTTCCCCGTTATGCCGGCTATCCTGTTATCTGGGGTTGTTGTTGGGGTCATGGAGTTTAGTGGTATGATGCAATCAATGGTCAAGTTCTTAGTAGGCATTATCCCTGCTGGAATGGGACCTTGGATCTACATTATTATTGGACTTGTTGGTACACCACTAATGTTTGTTTTTACAAACGATACATGGTATTACGTCTTAATGCCAATCGTTATCGGCCTGATGCGAGCGTATGGTGTTCCGGCGGATGTCGTTATCGTAACGTTGTTCATGAACATGGGTGCTATGTTAACACCAATTGCCCAGCCGCAATTATATATTGGGACTGACTTGACAAATGGTGAAGTTGATTTACCACAGTACATGAAGTTTGCGTTTATCCCAATTTGGCTTTTAAACATTGTCTGGATTGGTATCGGTTTATTGATGGGAACATTCAGATAA
- a CDS encoding enolase C-terminal domain-like protein, protein MVPKIVKMDVYPVAGYDSMLLNLSGAHGPFFTRNIVILTTDKDEIGVSEVPGGQKITELLEKAKDLVIGQPISQFKSILLTMQKQFAYLDAGGRGQQTFDQRIMIHAVTAIETAFLDLLGKYLHVPVAALLGDGQQREKIDVLGYLFYVGDWTKTDLPYIHDDDDSDDWGTVRRQPALTPEGIVRQAQAAYKRYGFKTFKLKGGVFSGEDEVAAIKALHQAFPDAKLDLDPNGAWSLAESIEYAKELKGILTYAEDPCGAEDGFSGREILAEFRKATNLPTATNMVDTDWRQMQHAVALNSVSIPLADPHFWTMEGSVRVAQLCHDFGLNWGIHSNNHFDISLAIVANTAAAAPGDIYAIDTHWIWQDGQSLTKNPYQIKDGQLTVPKTNEGLGVEIDLAAVKAAHQLYLDNNLGARDDAKTMQYLVPGWSFDPKKPALVR, encoded by the coding sequence ATGGTACCTAAGATTGTTAAAATGGATGTTTACCCAGTCGCTGGTTACGATAGTATGCTACTTAATTTGAGTGGTGCTCACGGCCCATTCTTCACCCGTAATATTGTGATTTTAACCACCGATAAAGATGAGATTGGGGTTAGTGAAGTTCCGGGTGGTCAAAAAATAACCGAGCTATTAGAGAAAGCCAAAGACTTGGTAATTGGTCAACCGATTAGTCAATTCAAAAGTATTTTATTAACGATGCAAAAGCAATTTGCTTACTTAGATGCTGGTGGTCGTGGACAACAAACTTTTGATCAACGCATTATGATCCATGCGGTCACTGCAATTGAAACGGCTTTTCTAGATTTATTAGGTAAATATTTACACGTTCCTGTAGCTGCCTTATTAGGTGATGGTCAACAACGAGAAAAAATCGATGTTTTAGGTTATCTATTTTATGTTGGTGATTGGACAAAGACTGATTTACCTTATATTCATGATGATGATGACAGTGATGATTGGGGAACAGTCCGCCGGCAGCCAGCATTAACACCGGAAGGAATTGTACGTCAAGCCCAGGCAGCCTATAAGCGTTATGGGTTTAAAACGTTCAAACTTAAGGGTGGCGTTTTTTCAGGCGAAGATGAAGTCGCAGCAATTAAAGCCTTGCACCAAGCTTTCCCTGATGCAAAGTTAGACCTTGACCCCAATGGTGCTTGGTCGTTAGCGGAATCAATTGAGTACGCTAAAGAGTTAAAGGGAATTTTAACTTATGCCGAGGATCCTTGTGGTGCAGAGGATGGTTTCTCTGGACGTGAGATTTTGGCTGAGTTTCGTAAGGCAACCAATTTACCAACGGCAACTAATATGGTCGATACCGATTGGCGCCAAATGCAACATGCAGTTGCGTTAAATAGTGTTTCTATTCCATTAGCCGATCCCCATTTTTGGACAATGGAAGGTTCCGTTCGTGTGGCGCAATTATGCCATGACTTTGGCTTGAATTGGGGGATCCACTCAAACAATCATTTTGATATTTCTCTAGCTATCGTGGCTAATACGGCTGCGGCGGCACCAGGCGATATTTATGCGATCGATACGCATTGGATCTGGCAAGACGGGCAGAGCTTGACTAAGAATCCTTATCAAATCAAGGATGGACAATTAACTGTACCTAAGACTAACGAAGGCTTGGGTGTGGAGATAGATTTAGCTGCGGTCAAAGCAGCCCACCAGTTGTATCTTGATAATAACTTAGGGGCACGGGATGATGCTAAGACTATGCAATATCTGGTTCCGGGTTGGTCATTTGATCCGAAAAAACCTGCGTTAGTACGTTAA
- a CDS encoding L-ribulose-5-phosphate 3-epimerase, with protein sequence MNSLGIYEKALPKTKSWVDCLQLVKKLGFNFLEFSIDESDERLARLNWTKKQQADLRDAIWQTGVRVHTLMLSGHRRYPLGSTDPTIRKRSLTMLYQAIDLASNIGIRNIQLAGYDVYYEAKSIESREYFIENLMKGVAYAASKEVMLDIETMDDSFLNSLSKVNYIKTQIHSPWLQTYPDLGNLTAWPENDVGQELERGVDSIVSVHLKDTKPVTKISKGQFRDVPFGEGTVDFVGCLRTLKRLNYNGAFTIEMWTEKTNDPITAVKKAKAFFDGIFADIGIEQEEIHA encoded by the coding sequence ATGAATTCACTTGGTATTTATGAAAAAGCATTACCAAAAACAAAATCATGGGTTGATTGTTTACAATTAGTTAAAAAATTAGGTTTTAACTTCTTAGAATTTTCGATAGATGAAAGTGATGAGCGTTTGGCACGACTTAATTGGACTAAAAAACAACAAGCAGATCTACGTGATGCTATTTGGCAAACGGGTGTTCGAGTTCATACTTTGATGTTGAGTGGTCATAGGCGTTATCCATTAGGCTCAACTGACCCCACTATACGTAAAAGGTCATTAACAATGCTTTATCAGGCTATTGATTTGGCCAGTAATATTGGCATTCGTAATATTCAATTGGCAGGATATGATGTTTACTATGAGGCAAAATCTATTGAATCACGCGAATATTTTATTGAAAACCTAATGAAAGGTGTAGCATATGCTGCTAGTAAAGAGGTTATGCTTGATATAGAGACAATGGATGACTCCTTTCTGAATTCCTTAAGTAAAGTAAATTATATTAAAACACAAATTCATAGCCCGTGGCTACAGACTTATCCGGATCTTGGCAATCTAACGGCCTGGCCAGAAAATGATGTTGGTCAAGAATTAGAACGTGGCGTTGATAGTATTGTTTCGGTGCATTTAAAGGATACGAAGCCGGTAACAAAAATTAGCAAAGGGCAATTCCGGGATGTTCCTTTTGGAGAAGGAACTGTTGATTTTGTTGGATGTTTACGAACGTTAAAACGATTGAATTATAATGGAGCTTTCACTATTGAAATGTGGACGGAGAAGACCAATGATCCAATTACAGCCGTTAAAAAGGCCAAGGCATTTTTCGATGGTATTTTTGCAGATATTGGAATAGAACAGGAGGAAATTCATGCTTGA
- a CDS encoding IS982 family transposase: MLNHLKFKQNRHELQVSFHYFYQLCSLLYQRYCPRSVIERRNVEHTKITDIKLLALLCLQVTLGIQSQRRFYYLMAAFMPRQMVVSRSRFNRRAQQLLAVVNAIRSGITKDYAHSGDLAIIDSLPNPLCAKVRNFRVRIFAGKANIGYNATKKMPFYGFKTHMVVTANGYILNYVITAASVHDAKVAPELISGCPCPNILADVGYVGKKLKTSFRALGYNLWTPYRSNMKGAKQHNKRQLKALRRTIESRFSILAQQFGIETNLTRSLFGFQLKIELTILVYNLGFFDFMTN, from the coding sequence GTGTTGAACCACCTCAAGTTTAAGCAAAATCGTCACGAATTACAAGTTAGTTTCCATTACTTTTACCAGTTATGTTCATTGCTTTATCAGCGTTATTGTCCGCGTAGCGTCATTGAGCGGCGCAACGTTGAACATACTAAAATTACTGATATTAAACTTTTAGCTTTACTGTGCTTACAAGTCACACTGGGAATTCAATCGCAACGCCGCTTCTATTATCTGATGGCAGCGTTTATGCCGCGGCAAATGGTGGTATCACGTTCACGTTTCAACCGCCGCGCGCAACAATTACTGGCAGTAGTCAATGCCATTCGCTCAGGTATCACTAAGGATTATGCTCATTCGGGCGACCTAGCGATTATCGACAGTTTACCCAACCCACTATGTGCCAAAGTTCGTAATTTCAGAGTTAGAATTTTTGCTGGGAAGGCCAACATTGGCTATAATGCCACCAAGAAAATGCCATTTTATGGGTTTAAAACCCACATGGTCGTCACGGCTAATGGCTATATTCTGAATTATGTGATCACGGCAGCCTCAGTTCATGATGCTAAGGTAGCGCCTGAGCTAATTAGCGGTTGTCCTTGTCCCAATATTTTGGCCGATGTTGGTTATGTTGGGAAAAAACTCAAGACCAGTTTTAGGGCCCTAGGCTATAACTTATGGACGCCTTATCGTTCTAATATGAAAGGTGCTAAACAGCATAATAAGCGTCAACTCAAGGCGTTACGGCGGACAATAGAGTCACGCTTTTCAATTTTAGCCCAGCAATTTGGGATTGAAACCAATCTCACCCGTAGTCTATTTGGTTTTCAATTAAAGATTGAATTGACGATATTGGTATACAATTTAGGCTTTTTTGATTTTATGACGAACTAG
- a CDS encoding L-ribulose-5-phosphate 4-epimerase: MLESLKKQVYEANMQLPKLNLVTFTWGNVSGIDRRQGLFVIKPSGVAYENLEPEDMVVVNLKGEVVEGKMNPSSDTPTHTVLYNKFPKIGGIVHTHSPWAVAFASANMDIPALNTTAADTFYGDIPVSEPLTETEIQDAYEEDTGKVIVKTFQDHNIDPEAVPGVLVSQHGPFTWGSTPDKAVYNAKVLEVVAEMDYHALTLTHANIEVPQYLLDKHYNRKHGKNAYYGQNKQRRIQFAKK, from the coding sequence ATGCTTGAGTCATTAAAAAAACAAGTTTATGAGGCTAATATGCAGTTGCCCAAACTGAATTTAGTTACATTTACATGGGGAAATGTTAGTGGTATTGATCGTAGGCAGGGATTGTTTGTAATCAAACCATCCGGTGTCGCTTATGAGAATCTAGAGCCTGAAGATATGGTTGTTGTCAATTTAAAAGGAGAGGTTGTTGAAGGAAAAATGAATCCCTCAAGTGATACCCCTACCCATACAGTACTTTATAATAAGTTTCCTAAGATTGGTGGGATTGTGCATACACATTCACCCTGGGCAGTTGCGTTTGCCTCGGCCAACATGGACATACCGGCGCTTAATACAACAGCCGCAGATACCTTTTACGGTGATATTCCTGTGTCAGAACCCTTAACAGAAACGGAAATTCAAGATGCTTATGAAGAAGATACTGGAAAAGTTATTGTAAAAACATTTCAGGATCATAATATTGATCCTGAGGCCGTTCCGGGTGTTTTGGTATCACAACACGGTCCCTTCACATGGGGATCTACACCAGATAAGGCAGTCTACAATGCTAAAGTATTAGAAGTTGTAGCAGAGATGGATTATCATGCATTAACACTCACTCATGCAAATATTGAGGTTCCGCAGTATTTACTAGATAAACACTATAATCGTAAACATGGGAAAAATGCTTATTATGGGCAAAATAAACAACGACGTATACAGTTTGCTAAAAAGTAA
- a CDS encoding dihydrodipicolinate synthase family protein gives MDTSRIKGIIVPLVTPVDEQENIDDAKLRMIVDHVIEGGVQGILAFGSNSEFYMFDDDELAHGFKVIKEQAANRVPVYFGMGPIRTRRGLKLAKKAVELGADAVSILQPMFLAPTDEELFQHYKTIADSIPDTPVLVYNNPRVGYGLSAKLISDLAHQVPNIVGMKDSSGNLTLLSEIIRLTEDIEFRTFTGKDTLIYLGLCLGTYGSVCSTANALAPLIVSIYDKFQQGDYKGSRAAQFKLNPARLVQNEASFPVATKDMANILGLNVGKPILPSTPSTGKVYADIKRELDKLN, from the coding sequence ATGGATACATCAAGAATCAAAGGAATCATCGTTCCACTCGTAACGCCAGTTGATGAACAAGAAAATATCGATGACGCTAAACTACGGATGATCGTTGACCATGTGATTGAAGGCGGTGTTCAAGGAATTCTCGCCTTTGGTAGTAATTCAGAATTCTATATGTTTGATGATGATGAATTAGCACATGGTTTCAAAGTAATCAAAGAACAGGCGGCAAACAGAGTGCCAGTCTATTTTGGAATGGGGCCAATTCGGACTCGTCGTGGTCTTAAATTAGCCAAAAAAGCTGTTGAACTTGGGGCTGATGCTGTTTCAATTTTACAACCAATGTTTTTAGCACCAACTGATGAAGAATTATTCCAGCATTATAAGACAATTGCTGATTCAATTCCGGATACGCCGGTTCTAGTTTATAACAATCCACGGGTTGGTTATGGTCTCTCCGCTAAGTTAATTAGTGATTTAGCGCATCAGGTACCGAATATTGTTGGAATGAAAGATTCAAGCGGCAACTTGACCTTATTAAGTGAAATTATTCGCCTAACAGAAGATATTGAATTTAGAACTTTCACTGGTAAGGATACATTGATTTACCTAGGTTTGTGCTTAGGCACTTATGGTAGCGTTTGCTCAACAGCTAATGCGTTAGCACCATTGATTGTCTCGATTTATGATAAATTTCAACAAGGCGATTACAAAGGTTCACGTGCTGCCCAGTTTAAGTTGAATCCAGCACGCTTGGTTCAAAATGAAGCTAGTTTCCCAGTAGCAACTAAGGATATGGCTAATATTCTGGGATTGAATGTTGGCAAGCCGATTCTACCAAGCACACCTTCCACTGGTAAAGTTTACGCAGATATTAAGCGTGAATTGGATAAATTAAACTAA